TGCGATCGGGAGAGATCGTCGAGGCCGCCACGACCGACGAGGTGTTCGACAACCCGCAGCAGGAGTACACACAGCGACTGCTCGCCGCCATCCCCGGCGGTTCGGTTCAGCTCGGCGTATAGGGATCGGCGGGGGCAGTCCGGCGAGTCTGCTCCTGCCTGCGAGGGGGTACCGTCGGCTATCGTGACGGACCCTCTCGCCCCGCTGCTCGAACTCCCCGGTGTCATCGACGCCGCCGAACGAGCCCGCGACGCACTCGGAGCAGTACATCGGCACAAGACCAACCGTCGGGGCTGGCCTGCCACGGCGGCCGAAGCCGCAGTACGTGCAGCTCGATCGTCGTCCGCCCTCGAAGGTGGATCGATGGAATTCCCGCGCGAAGGTGAAGACGGCGACCCGATTCTGGCCGGTGCTTTGCGGGTGGGTGCGGCGCTCGACGGGGATGCGCTGTCCATCATGCTCTCGACGTGGAAGAGCGCGCCGCTTCAGGCGCTCGCTCGACTTCACCTACTGGCCGCAGCAGACCTGGTCGAGGACCAGTCCGCACTCGGACGGCCACGTTCGGACGACGGAATCGGTGAGCGCCTGGACTTCCTGGCCCAACTGGTCACCGGCGGATCCTCCGCGCCGGCCCCGGTCATCGCGGCGATCGTGCACGGTGAGCTGTTGACGTTGAAGCCGTTCGAGTCGGCCGATGGTGTTGTCGCCCGGGCAGCTTCTCGGCTCGTGGCGGCGTCTTCGGGTTTGGACCCACACAATCTCGGCGTACCCGAAGTGAGTTGGCTGCGCCGATCGCAGGCCTACCGAGACGGAGCGGCAGGGTTCGCTTCCGGTACTGCCACCGGTGTCGGCAGCTGGGTCATTCTCTGCTGCGGTGCACTCGAGGCCGGGGCGATGGAAGCGACGTCGATCGCTGAGGCTGCAGGCTCCGACAAGTAACCACCTGCCTGTGCCGACGCATTAAAAGGGCGGCGCCGCCGACCTGAGTCGACTTCGCCGCCCGTTAGCACGGACTGCCGGGTAACCAAGCGTGCATTGGTGGGCTGTCACGATCGCTAGGATCGCATGGCCTCGGCGATGGCCCGGTGAGGTAGGAGGTCATCCCTGCAACCGGTGCAGGGTTCTTGCTGCTACTTCCCGAATCTCGCAGACCCACAGCGCTTTTGCCATGTCAGCGGCGAGCTCAGCGTGGGTGCCTGGTGTCCGTGCTGGGAATCGCGGTTGGGAGAGGGAACCTTCTCT
This region of Rhodococcus sp. PAMC28707 genomic DNA includes:
- a CDS encoding oxidoreductase, whose amino-acid sequence is MTDPLAPLLELPGVIDAAERARDALGAVHRHKTNRRGWPATAAEAAVRAARSSSALEGGSMEFPREGEDGDPILAGALRVGAALDGDALSIMLSTWKSAPLQALARLHLLAAADLVEDQSALGRPRSDDGIGERLDFLAQLVTGGSSAPAPVIAAIVHGELLTLKPFESADGVVARAASRLVAASSGLDPHNLGVPEVSWLRRSQAYRDGAAGFASGTATGVGSWVILCCGALEAGAMEATSIAEAAGSDK